ATAATATAAACTTTGCTAAAGGGGCAGTGGAGACACTGTCCCTTTTTCTTACAAGATAAAGTATAAAATAAATTTGTCTAGCTCCAGCGAAAAAGCTTCATCGAATAATCTTCGAAGCTTTTGCCCCGAGTAATCACACGAAGGAAAGCTACTTAGAGCTACTTCACAGAAATAAGCGATTTTCTTGTTTCGGAGGGCGCTTGCGCTTTTCTAATGCATATAGTTCACAAAGTTAGTCGAAGTCAAGTATAATAGGGGAAATTGTTATAATGGAGTGAATATTGATGGGAGAACTTTACTTTGGTGGAAAAATATATACCATGCTTGAAGAGGGGGATTTAGTTGAAGCTGTCTATGTTGAAAACGGAAAAATTGTAGGTGCTGGGAGCTACTATGAGCTTGAAAAAAGATATAGCCAAGAAATTGAAGAATCCATCAATTTAAATGGCAAGACCATGTATCCTGGATTTGTAGATAGTCACCTTCACATTGTAGGGCATGGAGAAAGACTAATGAGGCTGGACTTATCTTATTATCAATCCATAGAGGAAGTAAAAAACGCCATCCGAACCCACGCGAAGAGCCTTGATGAAGGGGAATGGTTGATAGGGGATGGCTGGGATGAAAATCAATGGGAGATGCCTCATATTTTTTCTAGAGACGAATTAGATGAACTGTGCTCTAATAACCCCATGGTTTTAACTCGTGTATGTCGACACGCCCTTCTTGCTAATAGTAAGGCCATTGAAAAAGCAGGCGTCTCTAACGAGTCTAAGGATCCTCAGGGCGGGGTTATTGTTCGTGATTTTAAGGGCGTTCCTAATGGATTTTTCCTGGATAATGCTCAAGACATAATCAAGAGTGTCATGCCAGAGGTTACGGATGAATATCTGAGAACAGCCATTCGTTTAGCTATTGATGACTTACACCGAAATGGAATTGTTGGGGGACATTCAGAAGACCTTCATTACTACGGCGGTTTTAAGAAGACACTCCAAGGTTTCGTTTCCATAATTGAAGGAGAAAAACGTACATTTAAAGCACATTTACTTGTTCATCACGGTGCGATAGATGAAATGGTAACGGAGGGCTATGGAATCGGAGATGGAACATCTTATGTAGAATTAGGAGCAATGAAAATTTTTGCGGATGGAGCAATTGGCGGTAGAACAGCGTGGTTAGCGCAGCAGTACGAGGATGATCCTGGAAATTATGGGGTATCCATTCATTCTGAAGAAAGTTTTGAAAAATTAATACAGAGAGCACGACAGTTATCCATGCCTATAGCTGTTCATACGATTGGCGACCAAGCTTTATCCTTTGTATTAGACCATATAGAAAAATATCCTCCAGTTCCAGGAACACGCGACCGAATTATTCACGCTCAAATTGTAAACGAAGAACTATATGAGAGAATGGCTAAGCTTGAACTGATAGTCGATGTGCAACCCTATTTTGTGGCCTCTGATTTTCCTTGGGTAATTCAAAGAATAGGGAAAGAGCGTGAAGCTCACGCCTATCCATGGAAAACATTAATTAATCATAACATCGTTTGTGCCGGAGGATCTGACGCACCAATCGAGGATATAAATCCACTGTTAGGGATTCAAGCTGCGGTTTTAAGAAGATCAAAACATGATGGAAAAGAATATGGAGAAAGTCAAAAATTATCAGTATTTGAAGCTATATCCTTATATACAAAAGGTAGTGCTTTTGCTATTAATAAAGAACATATTAGGGGAATTATTTCACCGGGATATGATGCTGATTTTACAGTGTTAAATCAGGACCTGTTTCAATTGCCGCCTGAGTTGTATACACAAGCCATTGTTGAGATGACTATTGTGGATGGAAGCATAATGTATGACCGAACCCATCAGCCATCTATTAAAAAATAAAGAAACTGTCATAACTACTTAAAACCGAATGATTAGTGAATGTCCTTTTTTTATGTGCCGAACTGGGCAATTAGGTGCCACCAGCTCACTTATCCACTTAAGTCGAAAAAAGATGATTCCTCTCATGTAAATGAAAGGAATCATCTTTTTAAAGTTTGTTCGTTACAAAAAAGTTCTTTTCATTCGATCCCAGAAGGAGTTGTCCTTTAGTTTCACTGTTTTAATTATTTTTTCACTTAACCTAATATTTAATTCTTGGATATGACGAATGGAGTAGGCCTCGTTGTCCATTCCAATGATCGGATAATCATTTCCATCTTGTACAACTTTCAAGGTTAATTTGCGACTTTCAGAAAGAAGAAAGGAAGATCCTAATGTACGATAACGATTGTTGTTTAAAGAAGCTAATTCACTAACCTGGAAGCATTTTAATTTTGGATCTACAACAGCGCCATGGGTAGATTTATTATAACCTGAGCTTCCGGTAGGCGTTGCAACAATTAAACCATCACCTCGGAAAGTTTCAAAATGCTGATCATCGATAAAAACATCAATCACAATTGATTTAGTTATGGCTGAGCGAATGCTAAGCTCATTTAAACAGTTGAAATGGGATTCCTTATCCACCGAAACATCTATGATTGGGAATCTACGTACTTCTAATTCACCATGCATGAAGGTTTCCATCATTTTTTCAAAGTGATTTAGTTGAAAGTCGCAATATAGTCCAACTTCATCTCCATGAGTAATTCCTACATATAGACAATCTTGTCGAAATCCAGTTTTTCTTACTGCCTGTAGGAAATTCCCATCTCCTCCTACCCCAACAATAATGTTAGCGTTTTTTGGATCATCTAGAATAGAAAATCCGTTTTTTTCTGCTGCTTGAAATAATGGGATCAATTTTTCTTTGAGTCCTTTATCATTTTTGTAGTAAAAATAGAGATTTTTTCTATCTACCATACTTTCACTCCTCGTATAAACATCTAGTCTTATTATCCCTATCTTATCATGTGCTAAATAGAAATCCCAATTTTCTCTGCATTTCTTA
This genomic stretch from Bacillaceae bacterium S4-13-56 harbors:
- a CDS encoding NAD kinase translates to MVDRKNLYFYYKNDKGLKEKLIPLFQAAEKNGFSILDDPKNANIIVGVGGDGNFLQAVRKTGFRQDCLYVGITHGDEVGLYCDFQLNHFEKMMETFMHGELEVRRFPIIDVSVDKESHFNCLNELSIRSAITKSIVIDVFIDDQHFETFRGDGLIVATPTGSSGYNKSTHGAVVDPKLKCFQVSELASLNNNRYRTLGSSFLLSESRKLTLKVVQDGNDYPIIGMDNEAYSIRHIQELNIRLSEKIIKTVKLKDNSFWDRMKRTFL
- a CDS encoding amidohydrolase, with amino-acid sequence MGELYFGGKIYTMLEEGDLVEAVYVENGKIVGAGSYYELEKRYSQEIEESINLNGKTMYPGFVDSHLHIVGHGERLMRLDLSYYQSIEEVKNAIRTHAKSLDEGEWLIGDGWDENQWEMPHIFSRDELDELCSNNPMVLTRVCRHALLANSKAIEKAGVSNESKDPQGGVIVRDFKGVPNGFFLDNAQDIIKSVMPEVTDEYLRTAIRLAIDDLHRNGIVGGHSEDLHYYGGFKKTLQGFVSIIEGEKRTFKAHLLVHHGAIDEMVTEGYGIGDGTSYVELGAMKIFADGAIGGRTAWLAQQYEDDPGNYGVSIHSEESFEKLIQRARQLSMPIAVHTIGDQALSFVLDHIEKYPPVPGTRDRIIHAQIVNEELYERMAKLELIVDVQPYFVASDFPWVIQRIGKEREAHAYPWKTLINHNIVCAGGSDAPIEDINPLLGIQAAVLRRSKHDGKEYGESQKLSVFEAISLYTKGSAFAINKEHIRGIISPGYDADFTVLNQDLFQLPPELYTQAIVEMTIVDGSIMYDRTHQPSIKK